Within the Solwaraspora sp. WMMA2056 genome, the region CCCGCAGACCCGGGCGGTCCGGCTGCGGCGTACCGGCGATCAGGTCGACGGGATCACCGTGGCCACCGGTGACGGCGAGGTGGAGATCGCCGTGGAACGGGGCGTGGTCCTTGCCTCTGGTGGGTTCGAATGGGACCAGGAGATGGTCGGGCGCTTCCTCGGCGTACCGATGGACGCGCCGGCCAGCCCACCGGCGAACGCCGGGGACGGGCTGCGCATGGTGATGGAGGTCGGTGCCGCGCTCGGCAACATGAGCGAGGCATGGTGGGGTCCGATGGTGTACGCGGTCGGCGACACCTACGACGGGGCGCCGCTGTTCCGGCCCACCTCGGGTCTGCGGGCGCTACCGGGCGGGATCATCGTCAACCGGCAGGGCCGGCGCTTCTCGAACGAGGCGATGAACTACAACGACCTGGGTAAGGCGATGGCCACCTTCGACCCGATCCGCTACGAGTACGCCAACCTGCCCTGCTGGCTGGTGTTCGACGACCGGTTCCGGTCGTCGTACTCGGTGGCCACGGCGACCCCGGACGCGCCGACTCCTGGGTGGATGGCGACGGCACCGACGCTGGTCGAGCTGGCTGACGCGGTGGGCATCGACCCGGACGGACTGACCGCGCAGGTCGCCGAGTTCAACCGGCACGCCGAGCACGGACGGGATCCGCAGTTCGGTCGCGGTACGACCGTCTACGACCGGTACCGGGGCGACCCGACGGTGACGCCGCACCGCAACCTGCGTCCGCTCGGCACCGGCCCCTACTACGCGGTCCGGCTGCACCTGGGCTGCCTGGGTACCAAGGGTGGTCCGCTCTGCGACGGCAACGGGCAGGTGCGCGGCGTCGACGGAGACCTGATCGGCGGGCTGTACGCCTGCGGCAACGTCGCCGCGAGCCCGTTCGGGCCGGGTTATCCGGGTGCCGGGGCGACCCTGTCCGCCGGGATGACGTACGGCTATCTCAGTGGACGCTCGCTCGCGGCGAGACTCGCCGCAGGGTGAGCGGCTCCGGACCGGTCGTCGTCGGTCGGCCGGGCGGCGAGGCCGTCGAGGAAGATCGCGGTGCACTGGTCGGCGAGTCGGCTGGTGGGATACTCCGGGGTGGGGTGGAACCACCGGACCGAGAGCCAGACGGCGTCGCGGATGAAGCGGTAGAAGACCCGGGTGTCGATGTCGGCGCGGAACGCTCCGCTGCCGACGCCGGCGTCGATCACCCCGAGCCAGGCGCTCTGCACCTCGCGGGCGACGTCCTTGAGGTAGTGGAACCGGGCCAGACCGCGCAGGTAGTTGACGTCGTTCTGGTAGATCTCGGTGGCGTGCGGGTGCGCGGCGGCGGTGTCCAGCGAAGCGCGCACCAGCTCCCGCAGCCGGGTCGCGGGATCGTTCTCCCCGGCCAGCACCTCGGCGTACCGCCGGCGCAGGTCCTCCAGGTAGGGGCCGAGGATCGCCTCGACGATCGCTTCCTTCGAGTCGAAGTGGTGGTACAGGCTGCCGGACAGGATGCCGACCTCGTCGGCGATCTGCCGGACCGTGGTGGCGGCCACGCCACGACTGGCGAAGAAGGCCGCCGCGCAGGCGGTGATCTGCTGTCGTCGATCCAGCGACTCTGCCACGGTGCCTCTTTCGGGTCTGCGATGCGACGGGCGGGCGTCAGCATAGCAGTGTCAATCAAGCGCTTGGTGCGCCGCCCGGAGTACGGCGGCCTGGTCGGCCAGGTGGAGCTCGGGTAACAATATCCAAGCGAGCGCTTGATTGGTGGCCGGGACGCCGATAGTTTACATGTCATTCACAAAGCCTCGGGCTTCACGGCTACCAGGAGAAGCAGATGGCAACTGGTCGGAAACACAAGTGGAACGGGGCGTCCGCCCGCGTCGCGGTGGCCGGGCTGCTGCTCGCCGGCGTCGCCGCGTGCGGCGACGACAGCGATAGCAGCGAGACCGGCGGCATCCTCACCATGGCCACCTGGTCCGCCACCCAGTCACTCGACCCGGTCCAGGTCGCTGGCACCGGCAACTCCGGCGGCGCGGAACTCGCGGCGCTCTACGACACGATCATGCGGTACGACCCGGCCGGCGGCACCTTCGAGCCGCAGACCGCCGAGTCGCTGACCCCAAACGACGACTTCACCCAGTGGACGCTCACCCTGCGCTCCGGGATCACCTTCAGCGACGGCGCGCCGTACGACGCGGCGGCGGTCGTGGCGAACCTGCAGCGGCACACCGAGGCGCGCTCCAACGCCAGCTCGCTGGTCGCCCCGATCACCGACTACGCCACCCCGGACGACCGCACGGTGGTGTTCACCCTGGCCTTCCCGTGGAACAACTTTCCGTTCGCGCTCGCCGGAACGCCCGGCATGGTGGTCAACCCGGCGGCCGTGGCAGCCCAGGGCGACGCCTTCGGCACCGACCCGCAGGGCGGCGGCGCGGGCCCCTTCACCATCGACGAGTTTCGCCCCGGAGAGTCGCTCACCCTGACCCGCAACCCTGAGTACTGGGGCGGCGACGTCCCGCTCGACGGGCTACGGTTCATTCACGCGGGCGACGGACCGCAGACCTACGAGGCGTTCCGGGCGGGCACGGTCGACCTGGCCTTCCTACGCGACGCCGGGGCGATCGCGGACGCCGAGGCCGACGGCGCCGACGGCATCCGCGTCCCGTACTCCGCCAACGACACGTTGATCATGAACAACGGGTTCCCGATCATCTGTCAGCAGGGCGAGCCGGCACCGCGCTGCGAAGGCCAGCCCGACGGTACGCAGTTGGAGTCCACCGCGCCGACCGCCGACAAGCGGGTCCGGCAGGCGGTCGCCGCGGCCATCGACCCCGAGACACTCAAACAACGGGTGTACGGCGGATCCGGCACCATGTCCACCGCGCTGATCTCCGCGGAGTCCCGCTGGTACAACGGCGTCGACGGACCCGCGTACGACATCGACCGGGCCCGCCAGTTGGTCGAGCAGGCCAAGGCCGACGGCTGGGACGGACGCATCCGGGTCAGCTGCCATACGGGTCTACCGACCTGGGGGACCGCCGTGCAGGGCATGTTGGAGGCGGCCGGCATGCAGGTCGAGCTCACCGACCAGCAGGAGATCGCCGCGAACACGTCGGCGGTCATCGTGCGCAAGGAC harbors:
- a CDS encoding FAD-dependent oxidoreductase, translated to MHELPRRTDVVVVGTGAAGLTAALTAAAAGLRVTIVEKASVIGGTTVVSGGSIWAPANRWLAEAGVPDSRDDAVSYLRRLALGRVPDQLIETFVDQVNPMLDLVVAHTGLRFTPNLEHPDYQPDLPGAHPGGRTLQSDLFDANVLGELRGRLRPTHSTVPVTKLELDQWGMDTLDRWDWALIAERTAKGVVGMGAALVGELLHGCLRLGATVHPQTRAVRLRRTGDQVDGITVATGDGEVEIAVERGVVLASGGFEWDQEMVGRFLGVPMDAPASPPANAGDGLRMVMEVGAALGNMSEAWWGPMVYAVGDTYDGAPLFRPTSGLRALPGGIIVNRQGRRFSNEAMNYNDLGKAMATFDPIRYEYANLPCWLVFDDRFRSSYSVATATPDAPTPGWMATAPTLVELADAVGIDPDGLTAQVAEFNRHAEHGRDPQFGRGTTVYDRYRGDPTVTPHRNLRPLGTGPYYAVRLHLGCLGTKGGPLCDGNGQVRGVDGDLIGGLYACGNVAASPFGPGYPGAGATLSAGMTYGYLSGRSLAARLAAG
- a CDS encoding TetR/AcrR family transcriptional regulator — translated: MAESLDRRQQITACAAAFFASRGVAATTVRQIADEVGILSGSLYHHFDSKEAIVEAILGPYLEDLRRRYAEVLAGENDPATRLRELVRASLDTAAAHPHATEIYQNDVNYLRGLARFHYLKDVAREVQSAWLGVIDAGVGSGAFRADIDTRVFYRFIRDAVWLSVRWFHPTPEYPTSRLADQCTAIFLDGLAARPTDDDRSGAAHPAASLAASERPLR
- a CDS encoding ABC transporter substrate-binding protein; this translates as MATGRKHKWNGASARVAVAGLLLAGVAACGDDSDSSETGGILTMATWSATQSLDPVQVAGTGNSGGAELAALYDTIMRYDPAGGTFEPQTAESLTPNDDFTQWTLTLRSGITFSDGAPYDAAAVVANLQRHTEARSNASSLVAPITDYATPDDRTVVFTLAFPWNNFPFALAGTPGMVVNPAAVAAQGDAFGTDPQGGGAGPFTIDEFRPGESLTLTRNPEYWGGDVPLDGLRFIHAGDGPQTYEAFRAGTVDLAFLRDAGAIADAEADGADGIRVPYSANDTLIMNNGFPIICQQGEPAPRCEGQPDGTQLESTAPTADKRVRQAVAAAIDPETLKQRVYGGSGTMSTALISAESRWYNGVDGPAYDIDRARQLVEQAKADGWDGRIRVSCHTGLPTWGTAVQGMLEAAGMQVELTDQQEIAANTSAVIVRKDFDLACFGSSISDAEPFFALNRDFNSTYVTAGGGNFSGYVNPTVDEAIAAGRASDSEAEIKAAITTIARAYAEDVPFLALTAQPEVVLISDEIGGVLQSVNTVVLLGEATRE